The region TCTAAATAGTTATTTAAAACACCTTCACCACAACCTAAATCAAGAATTGTAGGTGTTTCTGTTCCATAAGATGTCATAAACTTAATAATAGTAAGATACCTTTCAGCTTCAATAGGTTTTTTTAAGCTCTCCCAACGTCCGTTTTTGTATTGCTTGTTCCAACGTTGCTTTCTGCGCCAATTATGAAATCTATTTATAATATTCATAATAAATGGGTATTTAAAAAAGCATCTAATTTAGGGATAATCATCTCTGGCGTCAATTGCTTATACATATAGCTTGGATCTTCTTCAATTTTACGACGCTCTTCTCTATCTGTTGAAAATAAATCCGGTTTTTCTTCTAGTAAATGAATTGATGTGTGTGTTTTTCCATCTTCAAAACTTGCCCAATGTTCTTTTAAAACATAAGGTGAAAATATGGTAAACGTTGGTTTACCTAATGCTTTAGCAATATGTACTATACCACCTTCATTACCTACTAGTAATTTGCACTTATTCATTAGCGTGATAAATCCTCTAATACTATCTTCATAAATATCAATAATAATGTTGTCTTTATTTTGACACTGCTCATAAATATGCAATGCATCTTCTTTTTGATGTGGTGCATAATTAAACAGCACATTTACATCAAAGGTTGAGGTAATATGGTCTATTAACTTCACAATATAATCGTATGGCATTGATTTTTGTGGAGTACTACCTAAAATACCTAGCATAATGGCAGGTTTATCGTACTTATCTAGTCTATTGTATTGTTGTTCTTTTTCGGTTAAAACAATACGTGGATGATAATCTATTTGGTCTTGTGGTAACGGAAAAAAGGTGTTAAACATATGGACTCTGTCCTCGATTGCTTTCCCACAATAATGGGTTTTTTCTTCTAAAAACGGAACGGTGTGTGTGTAAAATTTAAACCAGGGATTTTTGCCACGTTTTT is a window of Olleya sp. YS DNA encoding:
- a CDS encoding glycosyltransferase family 9 protein, translated to MLPVIAGITMKKILVIQNKRIGDVLIASVIAQNMKTVYPDSQIDFLVYDYTVGVIENNPNIDNIIAINEKELKQILNLKQLISRVKKTNYDIIFDPYSKLQSRIICYFSGAQMRIGFQKRGKNPWFKFYTHTVPFLEEKTHYCGKAIEDRVHMFNTFFPLPQDQIDYHPRIVLTEKEQQYNRLDKYDKPAIMLGILGSTPQKSMPYDYIVKLIDHITSTFDVNVLFNYAPHQKEDALHIYEQCQNKDNIIIDIYEDSIRGFITLMNKCKLLVGNEGGIVHIAKALGKPTFTIFSPYVLKEHWASFEDGKTHTSIHLLEEKPDLFSTDREERRKIEEDPSYMYKQLTPEMIIPKLDAFLNTHLL